One genomic window of Cricetulus griseus strain 17A/GY chromosome 3, alternate assembly CriGri-PICRH-1.0, whole genome shotgun sequence includes the following:
- the Diras2 gene encoding GTP-binding protein Di-Ras2 — MPEQSNDYRVAVFGAGGVGKSSLVLRFVKGTFRESYIPTVEDTYRQVISCDKSICTLQITDTTGSHQFPAMQRLSISKGHAFILVYSITSRQSLEELKPIYEQICEIKGDVDSIPIMLVGNKCDESPNREVQSSEAEALARTWKCAFMETSAKLNHNVKELFQELLNLEKRRTVSLQIDGKKSKQQKRKEKLKGKCVVM, encoded by the coding sequence ATGCCGGAACAGAGCAATGACTACCGAGTGGCTGTGTTTGGGGCAGGTGGTGTTGGCAAGAGCTCCCTCGTTTTAAGGTTTGTGAAGGGGACCTTCCGAGAGAGCTACATTCCAACGGTGGAAGACACCTACCGGCAGGTGATCAGCTGTGACAAGAGCATATGCACACTGCAGATCACCGACACTACTGGGAGCCACCAGTTCCCTGCCATGCAGCGGCTGTCCATCTCCAAAGGTCATGCCTTCATCTTGGTCTACTCCATCACTAGCCGGCAGTCCCTGGAGGAGCTCAAGCCCATCTACGAGCAGATCTGTGAGATCAAGGGGGATGTGGACAGCATCCCCATCATGCTGGTGGGGAACAAGTGTGACGAGAGCCCCAACCGGGAGGTGCAGAGCAGTGAGGCAGAGGCCCTGGCACGCACCTGGAAGTGTGCTTTCATGGAGACGTCGGCCAAGCTCAACCACAACGTCAAGGAACTCTTTCAGGAACTGCTCAACCTGGAGAAGCGCAGGACCGTGAGCCTCCAGATCGATGGCAAGAAGAGCAAAcagcagaagaggaaggagaagctCAAGGGCAAGTGCGTGGTCATGTGA